Proteins found in one Candidatus Poribacteria bacterium genomic segment:
- a CDS encoding class I SAM-dependent methyltransferase, which produces MERDKDRRYNELFAIYCRIIYDRIRDRQAEVDFLDWAFRSLAHREVNLVLDIACGTGRLAIPLRRLGYDVIGVDFSSAMLSCCLQEGGDLPVVRGDMRYLPFKSGTFDAMFCMFSSLNHLNENDEIVAALKGFHRSLRPGGILILDLISPFKFFRVGFQSEEVHRGKGDGISVERRLKYRIDEVNAIWIQTEHATIKIGSETLENREVHHIRLLTYPEIRYLLEGTGFKDVKCFGNFRDREIAADKADRLITVALKPREG; this is translated from the coding sequence ATGGAAAGAGATAAAGATAGAAGATATAATGAGCTCTTCGCGATATACTGTCGGATAATATACGATAGGATAAGGGACAGACAGGCTGAGGTCGATTTCCTGGACTGGGCGTTCCGAAGTCTCGCTCACAGGGAGGTGAATCTCGTCCTAGATATTGCCTGCGGCACAGGGAGGCTTGCCATACCTCTCAGGCGGCTCGGATATGATGTGATCGGTGTCGATTTCAGCTCCGCCATGCTCTCCTGCTGTCTTCAGGAGGGCGGAGATCTCCCGGTGGTCCGAGGTGATATGCGGTATCTGCCCTTCAAATCAGGAACCTTCGATGCCATGTTCTGCATGTTCAGCTCGCTCAATCACCTCAACGAAAACGATGAGATAGTCGCCGCCCTGAAGGGTTTCCATAGATCCCTCAGGCCGGGCGGGATTTTGATCCTCGATCTGATAAGCCCTTTCAAGTTCTTCAGGGTGGGATTTCAAAGCGAAGAGGTGCATAGAGGAAAAGGAGATGGCATCAGCGTCGAACGTAGATTGAAATACCGTATAGATGAGGTCAACGCCATATGGATTCAAACTGAACATGCCACTATAAAGATCGGATCGGAAACGCTGGAGAACAGAGAGGTTCATCATATAAGATTGCTGACGTATCCGGAGATACGATACCTGCTCGAAGGGACAGGATTTAAGGATGTGAAATGCTTCGGAAATTTCAGGGATAGGGAGATCGCCGCGGATAAAGCGGACAGGCTCATAACCGTCGCTCTTAAACCGAGGGAGGGATGA